Proteins from a genomic interval of Deltaproteobacteria bacterium HGW-Deltaproteobacteria-18:
- the lon gene encoding endopeptidase La, producing MSDEKSFSPEKNELQGENSNTASADSSVQEAEIPTTMPLLAVRDIVVFNYMILPLFVGREKSVQAVDAALNGSRYIFISTQKDEGVDDPSPEDLYATGTVAMIMRMLKMPDGRLKVLVQGLTRARITEFVQHDPFDMVKIETIDELVVENPGPEEEALLRSVKEQSEKILTLRGIDAGEIMNVLNAVNEHGRLADLVASNLRMKSSEAQRILESHDPIERLNLVNSQLVKEVEVASMQAKIQSMAKEGMDKAQREYFLREQLKAIRRELGDKGGEGEEMEELRKTLNSIGLPKKVKKEADKQLSRLESMHPDSSEATILRTYIDWLIDLPWKKTSKDRLDIKEAAKILHEDHYNLEKVKERILEYLSVRKLNPSMKGPILCFVGPPGVGKTSLGKSIARSLGRKFVRMSLGGMRDEAEIRGHRRTYIGAMPGRIIQSMKDAGTVNPVIMLDEIDKLGNDFRGDPSSALLEVLDPEQNNSFTDHYLNVPYDLSKVMFICTANMLDTIPSALLDRMEVIRIPGYTEQEKTIIARRYLLTRQIKENGLTNDTLIISDAVLAEIIRGYTREAGLRNLEREIGSICRKYARRVAEGKKGPFRVTTSALTKLLGQPKFMDEERESSMPPGVALGLAWTPYGGEILHIECSLLPGKGKLILTGKLGEVMKESAQAALSFARTKSASLKLADDFFDTHDIHIHVPAGATPKDGPSAGVTLVTALMSAISNEPVASDVAMTGEITLRGRVMPVGGIKEKILAAVSHGVKKVLIPARNAHDLDEIPKELRKRITVKTVETIDEIWPEVRSMKSE from the coding sequence ATGAGCGACGAAAAATCGTTTTCCCCGGAAAAAAACGAACTTCAGGGCGAAAATTCCAATACAGCCAGCGCCGACAGCTCCGTTCAGGAAGCGGAAATCCCGACCACCATGCCTCTTTTGGCGGTCAGGGACATTGTCGTCTTCAATTACATGATCCTGCCCCTGTTCGTTGGACGTGAAAAGAGCGTTCAGGCTGTGGACGCGGCGCTCAATGGCAGCCGGTACATCTTCATCAGCACCCAAAAGGACGAGGGAGTGGATGATCCTTCTCCCGAAGATCTCTACGCAACCGGCACAGTGGCCATGATCATGCGCATGCTCAAGATGCCCGACGGCCGCCTTAAAGTACTGGTGCAGGGGCTGACGCGCGCCAGAATCACCGAATTTGTCCAGCACGACCCCTTCGACATGGTCAAGATCGAAACCATCGACGAGCTCGTGGTTGAAAATCCCGGCCCCGAAGAGGAAGCCCTGCTGCGCTCGGTCAAGGAACAGAGCGAAAAAATCCTGACCCTGCGCGGCATCGACGCCGGCGAGATCATGAATGTGCTCAACGCCGTGAACGAGCATGGCCGCCTGGCCGATCTCGTGGCATCGAACCTGCGCATGAAGTCCTCCGAAGCCCAGCGCATCCTTGAGAGTCATGATCCCATCGAGCGCCTGAATCTGGTCAACTCGCAACTGGTCAAGGAAGTGGAAGTGGCCTCCATGCAGGCCAAGATTCAGAGCATGGCCAAGGAAGGGATGGATAAGGCCCAGCGCGAATACTTCCTGCGCGAGCAGCTGAAGGCCATCCGCCGCGAGCTTGGCGACAAGGGCGGCGAAGGCGAGGAGATGGAGGAACTCAGAAAAACCCTGAACTCCATAGGCCTGCCCAAGAAGGTGAAAAAAGAGGCCGACAAGCAGCTCTCGCGCCTTGAGTCCATGCACCCGGACAGCTCGGAAGCGACCATCCTGCGCACCTATATCGACTGGCTCATCGATCTGCCCTGGAAAAAGACATCAAAAGACCGGCTCGACATCAAAGAGGCCGCCAAGATCCTGCATGAGGACCACTACAACCTGGAGAAGGTCAAGGAGCGCATCCTCGAATACCTGAGCGTACGCAAACTCAACCCGTCCATGAAGGGCCCGATCCTGTGCTTCGTCGGCCCTCCCGGCGTGGGCAAGACATCCCTTGGCAAGTCCATCGCCAGATCCCTCGGACGTAAATTCGTGCGCATGTCGCTGGGCGGAATGCGTGACGAGGCCGAAATCCGAGGACATCGCCGCACCTACATCGGCGCCATGCCTGGCCGTATCATCCAGTCCATGAAGGATGCCGGGACGGTCAACCCAGTCATCATGCTCGACGAAATCGACAAGCTCGGCAACGATTTCCGGGGCGATCCATCCTCGGCGCTGCTGGAGGTGCTCGACCCGGAACAGAACAACTCCTTTACGGATCATTACCTGAACGTGCCCTACGATCTGTCCAAGGTCATGTTCATCTGCACGGCCAACATGCTCGATACCATCCCCTCGGCGCTCCTGGACCGCATGGAAGTGATCCGCATTCCCGGTTACACCGAGCAGGAAAAGACCATCATCGCGAGGCGTTATCTCTTGACCAGACAGATCAAGGAAAACGGCCTCACCAATGATACCCTGATCATCTCCGACGCGGTTCTGGCCGAAATCATCAGAGGCTACACGCGCGAGGCGGGCTTGCGCAACCTGGAACGGGAGATCGGCTCCATCTGCCGAAAATACGCCCGCCGGGTGGCCGAAGGCAAGAAGGGACCATTCCGCGTGACCACCTCGGCGCTCACCAAACTCCTGGGACAGCCCAAATTCATGGATGAGGAGCGCGAAAGTTCCATGCCTCCCGGCGTGGCCCTGGGCCTTGCCTGGACGCCTTACGGCGGCGAGATCCTGCACATCGAATGCAGCCTGCTGCCGGGCAAGGGCAAACTCATCCTGACCGGGAAGCTCGGAGAGGTCATGAAGGAGAGCGCCCAGGCCGCACTGAGCTTTGCCCGCACCAAGAGCGCGAGTCTGAAACTTGCAGATGACTTCTTCGACACGCACGACATTCACATCCATGTCCCGGCCGGCGCCACTCCCAAAGACGGGCCATCGGCGGGTGTGACCCTGGTCACGGCGCTCATGTCGGCCATCAGCAACGAACCCGTTGCCTCGGATGTGGCCATGACCGGCGAGATCACCCTGCGCGGTCGGGTCATGCCGGTTGGCGGAATCAAGGAAAAAATCCTGGCGGCTGTCAGCCACGGGGTCAAGAAGGTGCTCATCCCGGCCCGCAACGCCCACGACTTGGACGAGATCCCGAAGGAACTCAGAAAACGCATCACGGTCAAAACCGTCGAAACCATCGACGAAATCTGGCCGGAAGTACGCTCGATGAAAAGCGAATGA
- a CDS encoding DNA polymerase III subunit delta, with product MTRQGFSFLVCADPELLKDRVDELLEGQGFAVRTFWGDEELPDRFWQTLTVPSMMGPPNAVVLRRAQDQNDEFWTRMEALLAMARPSVWPMFCLEGEWKSGKSNVPKTVSKGRYWAAAQKRGWIWEHPGLSRATIGQELDRFASRHGLSYAHGVKKILAESLPLSTIALRNELEKILLLSGPEKSIQPEHLVALDAGEAFDLFAFLRSLQTPAGRQQAWDRLLNDPAMAGGDMVFPVSSLMLREARQLWQLLHGEDGKVQLYPSLKTEKKRLAQRLGPVRIGRFWDIVLQADTDIKTGRLKPAQAMENLVKEAQRLW from the coding sequence ATGACCAGACAGGGCTTCTCCTTTCTCGTCTGCGCGGACCCTGAACTTCTGAAGGACCGTGTGGACGAACTCCTGGAAGGCCAGGGTTTCGCCGTTCGAACCTTCTGGGGCGACGAGGAACTCCCTGATCGCTTCTGGCAAACCCTGACCGTTCCCTCCATGATGGGCCCGCCCAACGCCGTGGTCCTGCGCCGGGCCCAGGACCAGAACGACGAGTTCTGGACCCGCATGGAAGCCCTGCTGGCCATGGCCAGACCTTCAGTGTGGCCCATGTTCTGTCTTGAAGGCGAGTGGAAATCCGGCAAGTCCAACGTGCCAAAGACCGTGAGCAAGGGCAGATACTGGGCCGCCGCGCAAAAACGAGGCTGGATCTGGGAACATCCCGGCCTCTCCCGCGCCACCATCGGCCAGGAGCTCGACCGTTTCGCCTCGCGCCACGGACTGAGCTACGCTCACGGCGTCAAGAAAATCCTGGCCGAATCCCTGCCGCTCAGCACCATCGCCCTGCGCAACGAACTTGAAAAAATCCTGCTCCTGTCAGGCCCGGAAAAATCGATCCAGCCCGAACACCTTGTGGCTCTCGATGCCGGGGAGGCTTTTGATCTGTTTGCCTTTCTGCGTTCCCTGCAGACGCCCGCCGGCCGCCAGCAGGCCTGGGACCGTCTCCTGAACGACCCGGCCATGGCTGGCGGAGACATGGTATTCCCGGTCTCCTCGCTCATGCTGCGCGAAGCCCGTCAGCTCTGGCAGCTTCTGCACGGGGAGGACGGCAAGGTTCAGCTCTACCCCAGCCTGAAGACGGAAAAGAAGCGCCTGGCCCAGCGTCTGGGACCGGTGCGCATCGGCCGCTTCTGGGATATCGTGCTGCAGGCCGACACGGACATCAAGACCGGAAGGCTAAAGCCCGCGCAGGCCATGGAGAACCTCGTCAAGGAAGCGCAGCGCCTGTGGTGA
- a CDS encoding leucine--tRNA ligase, protein MRHYDFKQIEEKWQQAWEDQACFRTDMSRHGEKYYVLEMFPYPSGRIHMGHVRNYSIGDVVARYKRMQGFNVFHPMGWDAFGLPAENAAIKNNTHPAKWTYENIAYMRTQLKRLGYSYDWDREIATCHPGYYRFEQEFFLKFLEKGLVYRKNAPVNWCPSCHTVLANEQVEEGLCWRCDSEVQQKQLSQWFLRITDYAEELLADLDKLTEGWPERVLTMQRNWIGKSIGAEISFKVQGLDEEIPVFTTRPDTLFGATFMSLAPEHPLVQKLVAGTAQEVAVGEFVDRIAKMDRIVRTADDLEKEGVFTGRYCINPLNGVEMPIYVANFVLMGYGTGAVMAVPAHDQRDFEFAAKYKLPVQVVINPKDANLDPGTMTEAYSDPGIMTNSGQFDGMGNEEAKKAIVDMLADRNLGKPTVNYRLRDWNISRQRYWGAPIPVIYCDDCGIVPVPASQLPVELPLDVKVNADGRSPLPDCESFVNVTCPTCGKPARRETDTMDTFVESSWYFARYTSARNETVAFDPAEVAYWMPVDQYIGGIEHAILHLLYSRFFVKALRDEGYLTHDEPFKNLLTQGMVLLHGSKMSKSKGNVVDPDEMIAKYGADTVRLFCLFAAPPEKDLEWNDKGIEGSSRFLNRLWRLVDELDDVLSPVGTCVNVDGTLGEAEAELRRKEHDTVRRVERDIENKFQFNTAIAAMMELVNTLYATKDDLRGSKHGPRLLSSAISSLLVTLSPIAPHVCEEVWDRMGYTRTLAAEPWPAHDPEALKTNEVTVVLQVNGKLRSQITVAADATSEEIETQAMNDQNVSRHIEGKTIVKTIVIPGKLVNVVVR, encoded by the coding sequence ATGAGGCATTACGATTTCAAGCAGATCGAGGAAAAATGGCAACAGGCCTGGGAAGACCAGGCCTGTTTTCGAACCGACATGTCCCGGCACGGCGAAAAATACTATGTCCTTGAAATGTTTCCCTACCCGTCGGGGCGCATCCACATGGGACATGTGCGCAACTACTCCATCGGCGACGTGGTCGCCCGTTACAAGCGCATGCAGGGTTTCAACGTGTTCCACCCCATGGGCTGGGACGCCTTCGGCCTGCCTGCCGAAAACGCGGCCATCAAGAACAACACCCACCCCGCCAAGTGGACCTACGAAAACATCGCCTACATGCGCACCCAGCTCAAACGGCTGGGCTATTCCTACGACTGGGATCGGGAAATCGCGACCTGCCATCCCGGATATTACCGTTTCGAGCAGGAATTCTTCCTCAAGTTCCTGGAAAAAGGGCTGGTTTACCGCAAGAACGCGCCGGTCAACTGGTGTCCGAGCTGCCACACCGTACTGGCCAACGAGCAGGTCGAGGAAGGCCTGTGCTGGCGCTGCGATTCCGAGGTGCAGCAGAAGCAGCTGTCGCAGTGGTTCCTGCGCATCACCGACTACGCCGAGGAACTTCTGGCCGATCTGGACAAGCTGACCGAGGGCTGGCCCGAACGCGTGCTGACCATGCAGCGCAACTGGATCGGCAAAAGCATCGGCGCCGAGATTTCCTTCAAGGTCCAGGGCCTTGACGAAGAGATCCCCGTATTCACGACCCGCCCCGACACGCTCTTCGGCGCGACCTTCATGAGCCTGGCTCCGGAGCACCCCCTGGTGCAGAAGCTTGTCGCCGGAACCGCCCAGGAAGTCGCAGTAGGCGAATTCGTGGACCGCATCGCCAAGATGGACCGCATCGTCCGCACCGCCGATGACCTGGAAAAGGAAGGCGTCTTCACCGGACGGTACTGCATCAATCCCCTGAACGGTGTTGAGATGCCCATCTATGTGGCCAATTTCGTGCTCATGGGCTACGGCACGGGCGCGGTAATGGCCGTCCCGGCCCACGACCAGCGCGATTTCGAATTCGCGGCAAAATACAAGCTGCCGGTGCAGGTGGTCATAAACCCCAAGGACGCGAATCTTGATCCGGGGACCATGACCGAGGCCTATTCCGACCCCGGCATAATGACCAATTCGGGACAGTTCGACGGCATGGGCAACGAAGAAGCCAAGAAGGCCATAGTCGACATGCTCGCGGACCGGAATCTGGGCAAGCCCACGGTCAACTACCGTCTGCGCGACTGGAACATTTCCCGCCAGCGTTACTGGGGGGCACCCATCCCGGTCATCTATTGCGATGACTGCGGCATCGTGCCCGTACCGGCAAGCCAGCTCCCGGTGGAACTGCCCCTGGACGTCAAGGTCAACGCCGACGGGCGCTCTCCCCTGCCGGACTGCGAAAGCTTCGTGAACGTCACCTGCCCGACCTGCGGCAAGCCCGCCCGTCGCGAGACGGACACCATGGACACGTTCGTTGAATCATCCTGGTATTTCGCCCGCTACACCTCGGCCCGCAACGAGACTGTGGCCTTCGACCCGGCGGAGGTTGCCTACTGGATGCCCGTGGACCAGTACATCGGCGGAATCGAGCACGCCATCCTGCATCTTTTGTATTCGCGCTTTTTCGTCAAGGCGCTACGCGACGAAGGCTATCTCACCCACGACGAACCCTTCAAGAACCTGCTGACCCAGGGCATGGTTCTGCTGCACGGCTCCAAGATGTCCAAGTCCAAGGGCAACGTTGTGGACCCCGACGAGATGATCGCCAAGTACGGAGCGGACACCGTGCGGCTGTTCTGCCTTTTCGCCGCGCCACCGGAAAAGGATCTGGAATGGAACGACAAGGGCATCGAAGGATCGAGCCGCTTTCTGAACCGTCTCTGGCGTCTGGTGGACGAGCTTGATGACGTCCTCTCACCCGTCGGCACATGCGTAAACGTGGACGGGACCCTCGGCGAGGCTGAGGCCGAACTGCGACGCAAGGAGCACGACACCGTGCGCAGGGTGGAGCGAGACATCGAAAACAAGTTCCAGTTCAACACGGCCATCGCGGCCATGATGGAGCTGGTCAACACCCTCTACGCGACCAAGGACGACCTGCGCGGAAGCAAGCACGGCCCGCGCCTCCTGTCATCGGCCATCTCATCCCTGCTGGTGACCCTGTCCCCCATCGCCCCGCACGTCTGCGAAGAAGTCTGGGACCGCATGGGATACACCAGGACCCTGGCCGCGGAACCCTGGCCCGCGCACGACCCGGAAGCGCTCAAGACCAACGAGGTGACCGTGGTTCTGCAGGTCAACGGCAAGCTTCGCAGCCAGATAACGGTGGCGGCGGATGCGACCTCGGAAGAAATAGAGACTCAGGCCATGAACGATCAAAACGTCTCACGACACATCGAGGGCAAAACAATTGTCAAAACAATCGTCATTCCCGGAAAACTGGTTAACGTGGTTGTCAGGTAG
- the nusB gene encoding transcription antitermination factor NusB, with translation MTHNRRHQRRFAFQVIYSLVFGREMSKDSLIKSFDNFWTEEEFDMERQDSYAWTLVEGVFDNYDSIDEIITKHSQHWKLNRIAKVELTILRLSLFEMLYCPDIPIKVAMNEAIELAKDFGDDNSKTFVNGVLDAAAKGAQRNEHKTIQSGNTES, from the coding sequence GTGACTCACAACCGTCGGCATCAACGCCGCTTCGCCTTTCAGGTCATCTATTCGCTGGTTTTCGGCCGGGAAATGTCCAAGGACTCCCTCATAAAGTCCTTCGACAATTTCTGGACCGAAGAGGAATTCGACATGGAGCGCCAGGATTCCTACGCCTGGACTCTGGTCGAGGGTGTATTCGACAATTACGACAGCATCGACGAGATCATCACCAAGCACTCGCAGCACTGGAAACTCAATCGCATCGCCAAGGTTGAGCTGACCATCCTGCGACTCTCCCTCTTCGAGATGCTCTACTGCCCCGACATCCCCATCAAGGTGGCCATGAACGAGGCCATCGAGCTGGCCAAGGATTTCGGGGATGACAACTCCAAGACCTTTGTCAACGGAGTCCTCGACGCCGCGGCCAAGGGCGCCCAGCGTAACGAACACAAGACAATTCAGTCCGGCAACACGGAATCTTGA
- a CDS encoding 6,7-dimethyl-8-ribityllumazine synthase, with product MLHVKTIEGQMQAQDQKFTIIASRFNDFIVDRLIGGAVDYLLRHGATRENITLIRVPGAFEMPLVAQKVAKSGKADAIICVGAVIRGATPHFDFVCSEATKGIAHVSMDTGIPIGFGLLTTDTLEQSIERAGSKGGNKGVEAASAALETLRVLQQI from the coding sequence ATGCTGCACGTCAAGACCATCGAAGGCCAGATGCAGGCCCAGGACCAGAAGTTCACGATTATTGCCAGCCGCTTCAACGACTTCATCGTCGACCGTCTCATCGGCGGGGCCGTGGATTATCTGCTTCGTCACGGAGCCACACGCGAAAACATCACCCTTATCCGTGTACCCGGGGCTTTCGAGATGCCTCTGGTAGCCCAGAAAGTCGCGAAGAGCGGCAAGGCCGACGCCATCATCTGCGTGGGTGCGGTAATCCGGGGCGCCACCCCCCATTTCGACTTTGTCTGCAGCGAGGCCACCAAGGGTATCGCCCACGTGTCCATGGACACCGGCATTCCCATCGGCTTTGGCCTCCTGACCACGGACACCCTGGAACAGTCCATCGAACGCGCCGGCAGCAAGGGCGGGAACAAGGGTGTCGAAGCCGCCTCCGCGGCCCTGGAAACCCTGCGCGTTCTGCAGCAGATCTAG
- a CDS encoding bifunctional 3,4-dihydroxy-2-butanone-4-phosphate synthase/GTP cyclohydrolase II, which yields MHKCSAEEAIKEIKAGKMIILVDDEDRENEGDLTIAAEMVTPDAINFMAKYGRGLICLALEPALVDKLELPLMARRNTSKFGTNFTVSIEAKQGVTTGISAHDRALTIQTAVADQTTPEDLATPGHIFPLRAKPGGVLVRAGQTEGSVDLARLAGLKGAAVICEIMNDDGTMSRMPDLRKFAEEHDMKIATIADLIAYRSRKDSLVRRVAEARMPTCYGEFTIVAYENDIDAHTHIALVKGEISEDNPVLVRVHSECLTGDVFGSMRCDCGSQLQRAMQIVNDEGSGVILYMRQEGRGIGLGNKIKAYHLQDEGRDTVEANLELGFAPDLRDYGLGAQILVDLGVKRMRLMTNNPKKIIGLEGYGLKVEERVSIEIPACDDNKCYLHTKHSKLGHLLQFEAENK from the coding sequence ATGCACAAATGTTCGGCCGAAGAGGCCATCAAGGAAATAAAGGCCGGGAAGATGATCATCCTGGTCGACGACGAGGACCGGGAAAACGAAGGCGACCTGACCATCGCAGCAGAAATGGTCACGCCCGACGCCATCAATTTCATGGCCAAATACGGACGCGGCCTCATCTGTCTCGCCCTGGAACCCGCCCTGGTCGACAAGCTGGAACTGCCGCTCATGGCCCGGCGCAACACCTCCAAGTTCGGCACCAACTTCACCGTGTCCATCGAAGCCAAGCAGGGCGTGACCACGGGCATCTCAGCCCATGACCGGGCCCTGACCATCCAGACCGCCGTGGCCGACCAGACCACCCCCGAGGACCTGGCCACCCCCGGCCACATCTTCCCCCTGCGCGCCAAGCCGGGCGGAGTTCTGGTCCGCGCCGGACAGACCGAAGGGTCCGTGGACCTGGCCCGTCTGGCCGGGCTCAAGGGTGCGGCCGTCATCTGCGAGATCATGAACGACGACGGCACCATGTCGCGCATGCCCGACCTCAGGAAATTCGCCGAAGAGCATGACATGAAGATCGCCACCATCGCCGATCTCATCGCCTACCGCTCCCGCAAGGACTCCCTGGTCCGCCGCGTGGCCGAGGCGCGCATGCCCACCTGCTACGGCGAGTTCACCATCGTGGCCTACGAGAACGACATCGACGCACACACGCACATCGCCCTGGTCAAGGGAGAAATCTCCGAGGACAACCCCGTGCTGGTCCGGGTGCACAGCGAATGCCTGACCGGCGACGTGTTCGGCTCCATGCGCTGCGATTGCGGCAGCCAGCTGCAGCGGGCCATGCAGATCGTCAATGATGAAGGCTCTGGCGTCATCCTCTACATGCGTCAGGAAGGCCGCGGCATTGGCCTTGGCAACAAGATCAAGGCTTACCACCTGCAGGACGAAGGCCGTGACACCGTGGAGGCGAACCTGGAGCTCGGTTTCGCGCCCGATCTGCGCGATTACGGCCTGGGCGCGCAGATCCTGGTCGATCTGGGCGTGAAGCGCATGCGGCTCATGACCAACAACCCCAAGAAGATCATCGGTCTGGAGGGTTACGGTCTCAAGGTCGAAGAGCGGGTGTCCATCGAAATCCCGGCCTGCGACGACAACAAATGCTATCTGCACACCAAGCATTCCAAACTCGGCCATCTGTTGCAATTTGAAGCCGAAAACAAATAA
- a CDS encoding riboflavin synthase has translation MFTGIIQGLGRVGAMDRRGGETRFTLRPDFALTDYALGESIAVNGVCLTVETFGAGWFTAYASGETMSVTNLGALGVSSAVNLERALAVGDRLGGHIVSGHVDCLAEVLSVRQAGQSRVYRLGFPAPYSPQVIPKGSVALDGISLTVNDCGQGFLEVNIIPATQRETTISDWAQGRRINMETDVIGKYVQRMLDPWSEGRAKGAPSAITPDFLKEHGF, from the coding sequence ATGTTCACAGGAATCATCCAGGGCCTTGGCCGGGTGGGGGCCATGGACCGGCGCGGCGGCGAGACCCGCTTCACGTTGCGACCCGACTTTGCCCTGACCGACTACGCCCTTGGCGAATCCATCGCCGTAAACGGGGTCTGCCTGACTGTGGAAACCTTCGGCGCGGGCTGGTTCACGGCATACGCTTCGGGCGAAACCATGTCCGTGACCAACCTTGGAGCGCTTGGCGTATCCTCGGCGGTCAATCTCGAACGTGCCCTGGCCGTGGGAGACCGCCTTGGCGGACACATCGTCTCCGGACATGTCGATTGCCTGGCAGAGGTCCTTTCCGTCCGTCAGGCCGGCCAGTCCCGTGTCTACCGCTTGGGCTTCCCTGCCCCATACTCGCCCCAGGTCATCCCCAAAGGTTCAGTGGCCCTGGACGGGATAAGCCTGACAGTCAACGATTGCGGTCAGGGTTTTTTGGAAGTAAACATCATCCCGGCCACGCAACGGGAGACAACCATTTCGGACTGGGCGCAGGGTCGGCGGATCAACATGGAGACCGATGTGATCGGCAAGTATGTGCAGCGCATGCTCGATCCCTGGAGCGAAGGTCGCGCCAAGGGCGCTCCATCGGCAATCACCCCCGATTTTCTGAAAGAACACGGATTTTAA
- the ribD gene encoding riboflavin biosynthesis protein RibD — MHDGSVFMDQAIRLAGQGLGHTAPNPCVGAVLVRDREVVAEGWHTACGQPHAEVEALRDAQAKGVDPRGCTLYVTLEPCNHHGRTPPCTQAILEAGIAEVVIGCLDPNPSVAGGGADRLRDRGVKVRSGLREQECRDLIADFLVWQTTARPYSILKLATTLDGKIATRDGQAAWISGEASRHEVHRLRTWCGAVIVGGGTFRADNPMLTCRLPEYDGPQPLAVIVSRDLPDPSHGSHLLSVRPDQTVFWTTEAQSCSERARLLTDLGVTVCGLPFLKTEPEALDLGAGLQLLRSDKGCLYTLTEGGGHLAGSMQRQGLVDELRIFQAMKVLGDEEARSAFAGRKALSMQDCWEFRLVEQGFFETDLYLRLRAKE, encoded by the coding sequence ATGCATGACGGAAGCGTGTTCATGGATCAGGCCATCCGACTGGCCGGACAGGGCCTTGGCCACACTGCGCCCAACCCCTGCGTCGGCGCGGTTCTGGTACGCGACCGCGAGGTTGTGGCCGAGGGCTGGCATACGGCCTGCGGACAGCCCCACGCCGAAGTCGAAGCCCTGCGCGACGCTCAGGCCAAGGGCGTCGATCCTCGCGGATGCACCCTCTACGTCACCCTCGAGCCATGCAACCACCATGGCAGGACGCCGCCCTGCACCCAGGCCATCCTGGAGGCCGGGATCGCGGAGGTGGTCATCGGCTGCCTCGACCCCAACCCTTCGGTGGCCGGTGGCGGAGCCGATCGCCTGCGGGACAGGGGCGTAAAAGTGCGCAGCGGACTTCGCGAACAGGAGTGCCGGGATCTCATCGCCGATTTTCTGGTCTGGCAGACCACTGCCCGGCCCTACTCCATCCTCAAGCTGGCTACCACCCTGGACGGCAAGATCGCCACCCGTGACGGACAGGCGGCCTGGATCTCGGGTGAAGCTTCGCGGCACGAAGTGCACCGGCTGCGGACCTGGTGCGGGGCGGTCATTGTCGGCGGGGGCACGTTTCGGGCCGACAACCCCATGCTTACCTGCAGGCTGCCCGAATACGACGGCCCGCAACCCCTGGCCGTGATCGTGTCCCGCGACCTGCCTGACCCAAGCCATGGATCTCATCTTCTGTCCGTCCGACCGGATCAGACCGTATTCTGGACAACAGAGGCTCAAAGTTGTTCCGAGCGGGCCAGGCTGCTCACGGACCTGGGCGTTACGGTCTGTGGCCTGCCTTTCCTGAAAACGGAACCCGAAGCCCTCGATCTTGGCGCCGGACTGCAACTGCTGCGCAGCGACAAGGGATGCCTTTACACCCTGACCGAGGGAGGCGGGCACCTGGCCGGATCCATGCAGCGACAGGGACTGGTCGATGAACTGCGCATCTTTCAGGCCATGAAGGTCCTGGGCGACGAAGAGGCCCGCTCGGCATTTGCCGGTCGCAAGGCCCTTTCCATGCAGGACTGCTGGGAATTTCGGCTCGTTGAGCAGGGATTTTTCGAAACCGATCTCTATCTCAGGCTGCGAGCAAAGGAGTAG
- a CDS encoding cytidine deaminase has product MDNRIPWPEYFMSIAYLVAERSTCLRRKVGALAVKDKRILATGYNGAPAGLTHCLELGCMREKLGIPSGQRHELCRALHAEQNVIIQAAIHGVSIEGADIFCTTQPCILCAKMLINCRVKAIFFAEGYPDEMSREMLEEAKIPYTRLEKPADA; this is encoded by the coding sequence ATGGACAACCGCATCCCCTGGCCGGAATATTTCATGAGCATCGCCTACCTGGTGGCCGAGCGCTCCACCTGTTTGCGGCGAAAGGTCGGAGCCCTGGCCGTCAAGGACAAACGCATCCTGGCCACGGGCTACAACGGCGCGCCGGCAGGGCTGACCCACTGCCTTGAACTCGGCTGCATGCGCGAAAAGCTCGGCATCCCCTCCGGCCAGCGCCATGAACTCTGCCGCGCCCTGCATGCCGAACAGAACGTCATCATCCAGGCCGCCATCCACGGGGTGAGCATTGAAGGGGCCGACATCTTCTGCACGACCCAGCCGTGCATTCTCTGCGCAAAAATGCTCATCAACTGCCGTGTCAAAGCCATCTTTTTCGCCGAGGGCTACCCCGACGAGATGTCGCGGGAAATGCTGGAAGAAGCAAAAATCCCGTATACGCGACTGGAGAAGCCAGCCGATGCATGA